The following are encoded in a window of Sebastes umbrosus isolate fSebUmb1 chromosome 7, fSebUmb1.pri, whole genome shotgun sequence genomic DNA:
- the LOC119491721 gene encoding extracellular calcium-sensing receptor-like has protein sequence MLLFVFSVGAFGAQEDMVLCEMLGRPEFPLLSKEGDITIGGVFYIQKEMLKPSLFFTDAPEPLICSRMKMQQFQFAQTMIFAIQEINNSSSLLPNISIGYKVFDNCASTLSSSSVVMGLINGQERTLGQSCSGQSSVHAIIGPSSSSSTIAMLQIAGLFQIPVISYLATCACLSNRKEYPSFFRTIPSDYYQSRALAKLVKHFGWTWVGAVRSDNDYGNNGMETFIIAARQEGVCIEYSEVISRTDSSGQIAKVVRVIQSGSAKVLVAFISQEIDMLLEEALKQNLTGLQWVGSESWITAPYLATKRYSGILTGSLGFTIRKAKIPGLREFLLQVNPSQDPHNNLLREFWETTFGCSFQPSLHGQTQCSGSERLEDINNGFTDVSALRISNNVYKAVYAVAHAMHNMLKCGQSGEAVNQSCIWKDFLEPKEVVKHLQDVNFTLQSGETVGFDDNGDPTATYELVNWQRNQAGDIVFVAVGSYDASLPNGKQFIMNGINTTWAAGSPKRPQSVCSESCLPGFRQAVIKGKPICCFSCIACADGEISNSSNSAECSRCPLEYWSNEDHSQCVPKVIEFLSYGETMGALLAAFSLFGASLTLVVSCVFFRFRHTPLVKASNSELSFLLLFSLTLCFLCSLTFIGRPSEWSCMLRHTAFGITFALCMSCILAKTMAVVNAFKAKRPSNKVPQCSAPLQRTSVLSFTSLQVLVCVLWLTLAPPFPYKNTAHATERIILECDLGSPIGFWAVLGYIGLLAVMCFVFAFLARKLPDNFNEAKFITFSMLIFCAVWITFIPAYVSSPGKFTVAVEIFAILASSYGLLLCIFAPKCFIIVLKPELNTKKHLMGKTGSH, from the exons ATGttactgtttgtgttttctgtgggAGCCTTTGGTGCACAGGAAGACATGGTGCTCTGTGAGATGCTGGGGAGGCCAGAGTTTCCTCTGTTATCTAAGGAAGGAGATATCACTATTGGAGGAGTTTTCTACAtccaaaaagaaatgttgaagcCTTCGCTTTTCTTCACAGATGCTCCAGAACCTCTCATATGCTCCAG GATGAAAATGCAACAATTTCAATTTGCCCAAACAATGATTTTTGCCATCCAGGAGATCAACAATagcagctctctgctgcctAATATCTCAATTGGTTATAAGGTGTTTGACAACTGTGCTTCAACACTGTCTTCTTCGAGTGTGGTGATGGGTCTAATAAATGGGCAGGAAAGGACTTTGGGTCAAAGCTGCTCCGGCCAGTCATCTGTTCATGCCATCATCGGACCCTCTAGTTCCTCCTCAACCATTGCGATGCTACAAATTGCAGGGCTTTTCCAAATCCCAGTG ATCAGTTACCTTGCCACTTGTGCTTGTCTGAGTAACAGAAAGGAGTACCCCTCCTTCTTCAGAACCATCCCTAGTGACTACTATCAGAGCAGAGCCTTGGCAAAACTGGTAAAGCACTTTGGCTGGACATGGGTTGGGGCAGTTAGAAGTGATAATGACTATGGTAACAATGGCATGGAAACATTTATCATAGCTGCAAGGCAGGAGGGGGTCTGCATCGAGTACTCAGAGGTCATCTCAAGGACTGACTCCAGTGGGCAAATTGCCAAGGTGGTCAGAGTGATCCAAAGTGGCAGTGCAAAGGTTTTAGTTGCCTTCATCTCCCAGGAGATAGATATGCTGCTTGAGGAAGCTCTGAAGCAGAATTTAACTGGGCTTCAGTGGGTGGGCAGTGAATCCTGGATTACGGCACCTTACCTGGCCACCAAGAGGTACTCGGGAATCCTGACAGGGTCTCTGGGCTTCACCATCAGAAAAGCAAAGATCCCAGGCCTGAGAGAGTTTCTTTTGCAGGTTAACCCAAGTCAAGACCCTCATAATAATCTGCTGAGGGAGTTCTGGGAAACCACATTTGGTTGCAGTTTCCAACCCAGCCTGCATGGTCAGACCCAGTGCTCTGGTTCTGAGAGACTAGAGGACATCAACAATGGTTTCACAGATGTGTCAGCGCTAAGGATATCCAACAATGTGTATAAGGCTGTGTATGCTGTGGCTCATGCCATGcataacatgttgaaatgtggaCAAAGTGGTGAAGCGGTGAATCAGTCCTGTATCTGGAAAGATTTTTTAGAGCCTAAAGAG GTTGTGAAACACCTCCAAGATGTGAATTTCACCCTTCAGTCAGGAGAAACTGTGGGTTTTGATGACAACGGAGACCCTACAGCAACTTATGAGCTGGTGAACTGGCAGAGAAACCAAGCAGGAGATATTGTGTTTGTGGCTGTAGGGAGCTACGATGCCTCACTACCGAATGGAAAGCAGTTTATTATGAACGGAATAAACACAACATGGGCTGCCGGATCCCCAAAG AGGCCACAGTCTGTCTGCAGTGAGAGTTGTCTGCCAGGTTTCCGGCAGGCTGTGATTAAAGGCAAACCCATCTGCTGTTTCTCCTGCATCGCCTGTGCTGATGGAGAGATCAGTAACTCCAGCA ATTCTGCCGAGTGTTCACGGTGTCCACTGGAGTACTGGTCAAATGAAGATCACAGCCAGTGTGTTCCAAAGGTGATCGAGTTCCTATCTTACGGAGAAACCATGGGCGCCCTCCTCGCTGCTTTCTCGTTGTTCGGAGCAAGTTTAACACTGGTGGTGTCATGTGTCTTCTTTCGCTTTCGTCACACACCTCTCGTCAAAGCCAGTAACTCTGAGCtgagcttcctgctgctcttctccttgactctgtgtttcctgtgctcTCTGACCTTCATAGGCCGGCCCTCTGAGTGGTCCTGCATGCTACGACACACAGCATTCGGCATCACCTTTGCCCTGTGCATGTCTTGTATCTTGGCTAAAACCATGGCGGTGGTGAACGCCTTTAAGGCTAAAAGGCCATCGAACAAAGTCCCTCAATGCTCTGCTCCGCTTCAGAGAACAAGCGTTCTCAGCTTTACTTCACTGCAGGTGTTAGTTTGTGTTCTGTGGTTAACTCTTGCCCCGCCATTcccctacaaaaatacagctcATGCCACTGAAAGGATTATTCTAGAGTGTGATTTAGGGTCACCTATTGGGTTCTGGGCTGTGCTGGGGTATATAGGACTCCTGGCTGTAATGTGCTTCGTCTTCGCTTTTCTGGCTCGAAAGCTGCCTGATAATTTCAATGAAGCTAAATTTATCACCTTCAGCATGCTGATATTCTGTGCTGTCTGGATCACATTTATCCCAGCGTATGTCAGCTCTCCTGGGAAGTTCACTGTGGCTGTGGAGATATTTGCTATTTTAGCCTCCAGTTATGGACTACTTCTCTGTATATttgcaccaaagtgctttattATTGTCCTCAAACctgaactgaacacaaaaaaacatctgatggGGAAAACAGGATCCcattaa
- the LOC119491761 gene encoding extracellular calcium-sensing receptor-like, which yields MLGRPEFPLLSKEGDITIGGVFYIQKEMMKPSLSFTDAPEALICSGIKMRQFHFVQTMIFAIQEINNSSSLLPNISIGYKVFDNCASTLYSSRVVMGLINGQERTLGQSCSGQSSVHAIIGPSDSSSTIAMLQIAGLFQIPVISYYATCACLSNRKEYPSFFRTIPSDYYQSRALAKLVKHFGWTWVGAVRSDNDYGNNGMETFITAARQEGVCIEYSEVISRTDSSGHIARVVRVIQSGSAKVLVAFISQDIDMLFEEALKQNLTGLQWVGSESWITAPYLATKRYSGILTGSLGFTIRKAKIPGLREFLLQVNPSQDPHNNLLREFWEATFGCSFQPSPHGQTQCSGSERLEDINNGFTDVSALRISNNVYKAVYAVAHALHNMLKCGQSGEAVNQSCIWKDFLEPKEVVKHLQDVNFTLQSGETVGFDENGDPTATYELVNWQRNQAGDIVFVAVGSYDASLPNGKQFIINGINTTWAAGSPKRPQSVCSESCLPGFRQAVIKGKPICCFSCIACADGEISNSSNSAECSQCPLEYWSNEDHSQCVPKVIEFLSYGETMGALLAAFSLFGASLTLVVSCVFFRFRHTPLVKASNSELSFLLLFSLTLCFLCSLTFIGRPSEWSCMLRHTAFGITFALCMSCILAKTMAVVNAFKAKRPSNTVPQCSAPLQRTSVLSCTLLQVSVCVLWLTLAPPFPYKNTAHATERIILECDLGSPIGFWAVLGYIGLLAVLCFVFAFLARKLPDNFNEAKFITFSMLIFCAVWITFIPAYVSSPGKFTVAVEIFAILASSYGLLLCIFAPKCFIIVLKPELNTKKHLMGKTRSQ from the exons ATGCTGGGGAGGCCAGAGTTTCCTCTGTTGTCTAAGGAAGGAGATATCACTATTGGAGGAGTTTTCTACATCCAAAAAGAAATGATGAAGCCTTCACTTTCCTTCACAGATGCTCCAGAAGCTCTCATATGCTCCGG gaTTAAAATGAGACAATTTCACTTCGTCCAAACAATGATTTTTGCCATCCAGGAGATCAACAATagcagctctctgctgcctAATATCTCAATTGGTTATAAGGTGTTTGACAACTGTGCTTCAACACTGTATTCTTCACGTGTGGTGATGGGTCTAATAAATGGGCAGGAAAGGACTTTGGGTCAAAGCTGCTCCGGTCAGTCATCTGTTCATGCCATCATCGGACCCTCTGATTCCTCCTCAACCATTGCGATGCTACAAATCGCAGGGCTTTTCCAAATACCAGTG ATCAGTTACTATGCCACTTGTGCTTGTCTGAGTAACAGAAAGGAGTACCCCTCCTTCTTCAGAACCATCCCTAGTGACTACTATCAGAGCAGAGCCTTGGCAAAACTGGTAAAGCACTTTGGCTGGACATGGGTTGGGGCAGTTAGAAGTGACAATGACTATGGTAACAATGGCATGGAAACATTTATCACAGCTGCAAGGCAGGAGGGGGTCTGCATCGAGTACTCAGAGGTCATCTCAAGGACTGACTCCAGTGGGCATATTGCCAGGGTGGTCAGAGTGATCCAAAGTGGCAGTGCAAAGGTTTTAGTTGCCTTCATCTCCCAGGATATAGATATGCTGTTTGAGGAAGCTCTGAAGCAGAACTTAACTGGGCTGCAGTGGGTGGGCAGTGAATCCTGGATTACGGCACCTTACCTGGCCACCAAGAGGTACTCGGGAATCCTGACAGGGTCTCTGGGCTTCACCATCAGAAAAGCAAAGATCCCAGGCCTGAGAGAGTTTCTTTTGCAGGTTAACCCAAGTCAAGACCCTCATAATAATCTGCTGAGGGAGTTCTGGGAAGCAACATTTGGTTGCAGTTTCCAACCCAGCCCGCATGGTCAGACCCAGTGCTCTGGTTCTGAGAGACTAGAGGACATCAACAATGGTTTCACGGATGTGTCAGCGCTAAGGATATCCAACAATGTGTATAAGGCTGTGTATGCTGTGGCTCATGCCTTGcataacatgttgaaatgtggaCAAAGTGGTGAAGCGGTGAATCAGTCCTGTATCTGGAAAGATTTTTTAGAGCCAAAAGAG GTTGTGAAACACCTCCAAGATGTGAATTTCACCCTTCAGTCAGGAGAAACTGTGGGTTTTGATGAAAACGGAGACCCTACAGCAACTTATGAACTAGTGAACTGGCAGAGAAACCAAGCAGGAGATATTGTGTTTGTTGCTGTAGGGAGCTACGATGCCTCACTACCGAATGGAAAGCAGTTTATCATAAACGGAATAAACACAACATGGGCTGCCGGATCCCCAAAG AGGCCACAGTCTGTCTGCAGTGAGAGTTGTCTGCCAGGTTTCCGGCAGGCTGTGATTAAAGGCAAACCCATCTGCTGTTTCTCCTGCATCGCCTGTGCTGATGGAGAGATCAGCAACTCCAGCA ATTCTGCCGAGTGTTCACAGTGTCCACTGGAGTACTGGTCAAATGAAGATCACAGCCAGTGTGTTCCAAAGGTGATCGAGTTCCTATCTTACGGAGAAACCATGGGCGCCCTCCTCGCTGCTTTCTCGTTGTTCGGAGCAAGTTTAACACTGGTGGTTTCATGTGTCTTCTTTCGCTTTCGTCACACACCTCTCGTCAAAGCCAGTAACTCTGAGCtgagcttcctgctgctcttctccttgactctgtgtttcctgtgctcTCTGACCTTCATAGGCCGGCCCTCTGAGTGGTCCTGCATGCTGCGACACACAGCATTCGGCATCACCTTTGCCCTGTGCATGTCTTGTATCTTGGCTAAAACCATGGCAGTGGTGAACGCCTTTAAGGCTAAAAGGCCATCGAACACAGTCCCTCAGTGCTCTGCTCCGCTTCAGAGAACAAGCGTTCTCAGCTGTACTTTACTGcaggtgtcagtttgtgtgCTGTGGTTAACTCTTGCCCCGCCATTcccctacaaaaatacagctcATGCCACTGAAAGGATTATTCTAGAGTGTGATTTAGGTTCACCTATTGGGTTCTGGGCTGTGCTGGGGTATATAGGACTCCTGGCTGTACTCTGCTTCGTCTTCGCTTTTCTGGCTCGAAAGTTACCTGATAATTTCAATGAAGCTAAATTCATCACTTTCAGCATGCTGATATTCTGTGCAGTCTGGATCACATTTATCCCAGCATATGTCAGCTCTCCTGGGAAGTTCACTGTGGCTGTGGAGATATTTGCTATTTTAGCCTCCAGTTATGGACTACTTCTCTGTATATttgcaccaaagtgctttattATTGTTCTCAAACctgaactgaacacaaaaaaacatctgatggGGAAAACACGATCTCAATAA
- the LOC119491726 gene encoding extracellular calcium-sensing receptor-like, whose protein sequence is MVLCEMLGRPEFPLLSKEGDINIGGVFYIQKEMMKPSLSFTDAPEPLICSRMKMRQFHFVQTMIFAIQEINNSSSLLPNISIGYKVFDNCASTLYSSSVVMGLINGQERTLGQSCSGQSSVHAIIGPSGSSSTIAMLQIAGLFQIPVISYLATCACLSNRKEYPSFFRTIPSDYYQSRALAKLVKHFGWTWVGAVRSDNDYGNNGMETFILAARQEGVCIEYSEVISRTDSSGHIARVVRVIQSGSAKVLVAFISQEIDMLLEEALKQNLTGLQWVGSESWITAPYLATKRYLGILTGSLGFTIRKAKIPGLREFLLQVNPSQDPHNNLLREFWETTFGCSFQPSLHGQTQCSGSERLEDINNGFTDVSALRISNNVYKAVYAVAHAMHNMLKCGKSGEAVNQSCIWKDFLEPKEVVKHLQDVNFTLQSGETVGFDDNGDPTATYELVNWQRNQAGDIVFVAVGSYDASLPNGKQFIMNGINTTWAAGSPKRPQSVCSESCLPGFRQAVIKGKPICCFSCIACADGEISNSSNSADCLRCPLEYWSNEDHSQCVPKVIEFLSYGETMGALLAAFSLFGATLTLVVSCVFFRFRHTPLVKASNSELSFLLLLSLTLCFLCSLTFIGRPSEWSCMLRHTAFGITFALCMSCILAKTMAVVNAFKAKRPSNTILQCSAPLQRTSVLSCTLLQVLVCVLWLTLAPPFPYKNTAHATERIILECDLGSPIGFWAVLGYIGLLAVLCFVFAFLARKLPDNFNEAKFITFSMLIFCAVWITFIPAYVSSPGKFTVAVEIFAILASSYGLLLCIFAPKCFIIVLKPELNTKKHLMGKTGSH, encoded by the exons ATGGTGCTCTGTGAGATGCTGGGGAGGCCAGAGTTTCCTCTGTTGTCTAAGGAAGGAGATATCAATATTGGAGGAGTTTTCTACATCCAAAAAGAAATGATGAAGCCTTCGCTTTCCTTCACAGATGCTCCAGAACCTCTCATATGCTCCAG GATGAAAATGAGACAATTTCACTTCGTCCAAACAATGATTTTCGCCATCCAGGAGATCAACAATagcagctctctgctgcctAATATCTCAATTGGTTATAAGGTGTTTGACAACTGTGCTTCAACACTGTATTCTTCGAGTGTGGTGATGGGTCTAATAAATGGGCAGGAAAGGACTTTGGGTCAAAGCTGCTCCGGCCAGTCATCTGTTCATGCCATCATCGGACCCTCTGGTTCCTCCTCAACCATTGCGATGCTACAAATTGCAGGGCTTTTCCAAATACCAGTG ATCAGTTACCTTGCCACTTGTGCTTGTCTGAGTAACAGAAAGGAGTACCCCTCCTTCTTCAGAACCATCCCTAGTGACTACTATCAGAGCAGAGCCTTGGCAAAACTGGTAAAGCACTTTGGCTGGACATGGGTTGGGGCAGTTAGAAGTGATAATGACTATGGTAACAATGGCATGGAAACATTTATCTTAGCTGCAAGGCAGGAGGGGGTCTGCATCGAGTACTCAGAGGTCATCTCAAGGACTGACTCCAGTGGGCATATTGCCAGGGTGGTCAGAGTGATCCAAAGTGGCAGTGCAAAGGTTTTAGTTGCCTTCATCTCCCAGGAGATAGATATGCTGCTTGAGGAAGCTCTGAAGCAGAATTTAACTGGGCTTCAGTGGGTGGGCAGTGAATCCTGGATTACGGCACCTTACCTGGCCACCAAGAGGTACTTGGGAATCCTGACAGGGTCTCTGGGCTTCACCATCAGAAAAGCAAAGATCCCAGGCCTGAGAGAGTTTCTTTTGCAGGTTAACCCAAGTCAAGACCCTCATAATAATCTGCTGAGGGAGTTCTGGGAAACCACATTTGGTTGCAGTTTCCAACCCAGCCTGCATGGTCAGACCCAGTGCTCTGGTTCTGAGAGACTAGAGGACATCAACAATGGTTTCACAGATGTGTCAGCGCTAAGGATATCCAACAATGTGTATAAGGCTGTGTATGCTGTGGCTCATGCCATGcataacatgttgaaatgtggaAAAAGTGGTGAAGCGGTGAATCAGTCCTGTATCTGGAAAGATTTTTTAGAGCCTAAAGAG GTTGTGAAACACCTCCAAGATGTGAATTTCACCCTTCAGTCAGGAGAAACTGTGGGTTTTGATGACAACGGAGACCCTACAGCAACTTATGAGCTGGTGAACTGGCAGAGAAACCAAGCAGGAGATATTGTGTTTGTGGCTGTAGGGAGCTACGATGCCTCACTACCGAATGGAAAGCAGTTTATTATGAATGGAATAAACACAACATGGGCTGCCGGATCCCCAAAG AGGCCACAGTCTGTCTGCAGTGAGAGTTGTCTGCCAGGTTTCCGGCAGGCTGTGATTAAAGgtaaacccatctgctgttTCTCCTGCATCGCCTGTGCTGATGGAGAGATCAGCAACTCCAGCA ATTCTGCCGACTGTTTGCGTTGTCCACTGGAGTACTGGTCAAATGAAGATCACAGCCAGTGTGTTCCAAAGGTGATTGAGTTCCTATCTTATGGAGAAACCATGGGCGCCCTCCTCGCTGCTTTCTCATTGTTCGGAGCAACTTTAACACTGGTGGTGTCATGTGTCTTCTTTCGCTTTCGTCACACACCTCTCGTCAAAGCCAGCAACTCTGAGCTGagcttcctgctgctcctctccttgactctgtgtttcctgtgctcTCTGACCTTCATAGGCCGGCCCTCTGAGTGGTCCTGCATGCTGCGACACACAGCATTCGGTATCACCTTTGCCCTGTGCATGTCTTGTATCTTGGCTAAAACAATGGCAGTGGTGAACGCATTTAAGGCCAAAAGGCCATCGAACACAATTCTTCAGTGCTCTGCTCCGCTTCAGAGAACAAGCGTTCTCAGCTGTACTTTACTGCAGGTGTTAGTTTGTGTGCTGTGGTTAACTCTTGCCCCGCCATTcccctacaaaaatacagctcATGCCACTGAAAGGATTATTCTAGAGTGTGATTTAGGTTCACCTATTGGGTTCTGGGCTGTGTTGGGGTATATAGGACTCCTGGCTGTGCTCTGCTTCGTCTTCGCTTTTCTGGCTCGAAAGTTACCTGATAATTTCAATGAAGCTAAATTCATCACCTTCAGCATGCTGATATTCTGTGCAGTCTGGATCACATTTATCCCAGCGTATGTCAGCTCTCCTGGGAAGTTCACTGTGGCTGTGGAGATATTTGCTATTTTAGCCTCCAGTTATGGACTACTTCTCTGTATATTTGCACcaaagtgttttattattgttctcaaacctgaactgaacacaaaaaaacatctgatggGGAAAACAGGATCCCACTAA